In Carassius gibelio isolate Cgi1373 ecotype wild population from Czech Republic chromosome B2, carGib1.2-hapl.c, whole genome shotgun sequence, a single genomic region encodes these proteins:
- the LOC127950575 gene encoding dehydrogenase/reductase SDR family member 1, with protein MALSGWICVVTGASRGIGRGIALQLSEAGATVYITGRQEKTLKQTAAEVTERGGRCLPVVCDSSKEDEIKELFERVQREQNGRLDLLVNNAYAGVQTIFDNMNKKFWEVDPNVWDTINNTGLRGHYFCSVYAARMMVAQGKGLIVFISSMGGLRYLFNVSYGVGKAACDRMAADMAIELKKKGVVSVSLWPGAVQTELINQYISHDEASPAFDPKFKKIFNKSETTEFSGQCIVELAKDKSLMSMTGQVLMTCDLARRYGLKDVDGRSVVDYTSLKFVISQVPYVSWLSVFTPSFIRVPRSLLRLGN; from the exons ATGGCACTATCAGGATGGATCTGTGTGGTGACTGGTGCTTCCAGAGGAATTGGAAGAGGTATTGCCCTTCAGTTATCTGAGGCAGGCGCTACAGTGTACATCACTGGTCGACAGGAGAAAACTCTGAAGCAGACAGCAGCTGAG GTGACAGAGAGAGGTGGCCGATGTCTTCCAGTGGTCTGTGACTCATCTAAAGAGGATGAAATCAAGGAGCTGTTTGAACGTGTTCAACGTGAGCAAAATGGCAGACTTGACTTATTGGTGAATAATGCCTATGCAGGTGTACAG ACTATATTTGACAACATGAACAAGAAATTTTGGGAGGTGGATCCAAATGTTTGGGACACCATCAACAACACTGGACTCAG GGGTCACTATTTCTGCTCAGTGTATGCTGCACGGATGATGGTGGCGCAGGGCAAAGGCTTGATTGTCTTCATATCATCCATGGGTGGTCTGCGCTATCTCTTCAATGTGTCCTATGGGGTCGGCAAAGCTGCA TGTGACAGAATGGCAGCAGACATGGCAATAGAGCTGAAGAAGAAAGGTGTGGTTTCTGTAAGCCTCTGGCCAGGGGCCGTTCAGACGGAGTTAATTAATCAGTATATATCTCATGATGAGGCTTCTCCAGCATTTGATCCAAAA ttcaagaaaatatttaataagagTGAGACGACAGAGTTTAGTGGACAATGCATAGTTGAGCTGGCCAaag ATAAAAGTCTAATGTCAATGACCGGGCAAGTGTTGATGACCTGTGACCTCGCTCGCCGCTATGGACTCAAGGATGTTGATG GTCGCAGTGTCGTCGACTACACCTCTTTGAAGTTTGTCATTTCCCAGGTGCCCTATGTGTCCTGGCTGTCTGTATTCACTCCTTCATTCATCAGAGTGCCTCGTTCCTTGCTGAGACTTGGCAATTGA